The following are encoded together in the Thunnus maccoyii chromosome 18, fThuMac1.1, whole genome shotgun sequence genome:
- the svilc gene encoding supervillin isoform X2: MDAMENPVLEPRSERIARYKAERRRELAERFGNMEELPSKWVRRDGKEVHDPATQPHKEMSNSEGTMSLSERINGRTRKVTNGLEAETSAESDYLRRQGSRDSASMLSGEGHLVPHGLDAPQLHTRVSVGQLRSALLQQTGSGAQPEKVCSDAGRATSSLDLAVKPGPEGGRRRTRRYLPGGSGGGRKTSERFRTQPITANEMEESSGLLDEEEEENSKADVKTDDRAKMSVAAKMSLFKELEKSAAPEASDFLKPRSGSVSHERRVRRGNEHRFLTQPITCEEMVAISTPNPAPPVEAQSEQSEQAESAEDGDENCKLSMSEKLALFNKLSLPGRQGGGHTDGPPERRRQKGARYRTQPITVEEVSLLQKGPVQLPAFCLSPHLSDRQQASSVNLKPSEVRLSQPRPDTGPGPGEPSPTQQGLQRYDSEPGLRGILKKSRSGGPEWSMTESSKMDAPFSHEQNGGGCGEAEIQERMEGSERQEISAAPRRERREASGVEGGSLTAAPWRQRARARRETIACTPIRASSEQDAPKEERSCRVKTEEQPVSSVEHSSDLTGRVQQEEEQESAWMRNEETTKSTGHVQVTLMDGTTKLHETTNSSSNKEETETSHVESIDLQCWEPVFASVYSSSTPQYIMCFNQTSLSFEAQEVCSPTKNQNQPQWRQKAKEVEDEQPQMVESEETNTQQEMKEQETECMAKRSLGSPESDRNDTSHSKRHFTEATDDEISVHPVMEFEAAPQSAPLSVETQEVKEVTPADESNTYDRGLDSEQSPPSTCAPPPCGDAAATENEQDLDVLCQTNTHILTSAVAEHRRSVRPSRRTQGSRNPLRALAAREDITQDYMGERGNTEERIQAEKKSKNSSVADPHLARSEDSDAAQSYPPFSSLMLMHIKGRRHVQVRLVEPSVRSLNSGDCFLLATPELCIVWSGEFASEQEKSKASELASFIQSQKDLGCQASQVVHLEEGLNSDSSLAEDFWSLLGGRTQYRGAGAPEEDELYERGVVESNCVYRLVENRLVPHEQAWASIPSISLLGSSEALVFDFGSEVYLWHGQDVSLSRKNIALQLTHQVWVGAYDYSNCRVNPLDPTQCNPSIQLRGEGRPSWALLGCILEHNETALFKEKFLDWTGRSGDMEETVPVKDETQLIPVQSSPPVSPSSDLLSPCDAKVLVSSQSLEGDGLVHNVLAGVDVQRGHGVITLEEGHQIKLETAAVDTWHVQEFDDSEIPVESTGQLYEGDSYVIRWTYSISTVDKINSPDDCSKDPGQKENTVFFLWRGRHSTVSGRDTAAFLSIGMNNHEESQVVVPQGKEPACFLQLFQGGLVIHKGKREEASTNAGTEWRLFCVRGELPEEGSLLEVDCCCAGLRSRGSVVLLNSQQEVLYLWTGCKAQSSSKEVAKRVVEHLTEMCPPELGLSKSSPVKVQVVEEGSEPADFWTALGQMDRKAYDCMLQDPGKYNFTPRLFHLSASSGSFKAEELQSLTRLPGLVMAMPFVQESLYDVPQPALFLLDNRLEVYLWQRGQPEQTESSASAWSRWHNERRCAMQTALQYCKEMNPRRPPQAYLIFEGSEPLTFTNVFPCWERSLGPHTQGDAGRVKLTLVQDALAQLMKTQYPLEELLRSPLPEGVDPQHLEVYLSDQDFQTILEMKRDEYASLPDWKQIDLKKSKGLLF, translated from the exons ATGGATGCCATGGAGAACCCAGTCCTGGAGCCCAGGTCAGAGCGGATCGCTCGCTACAAGGCTGAGAGGAGGCGGGAACTGGCTGAACGCTTCGGCAACATGGAGGAACTACCTTCCAAGTGGGTGAGGAGGGATGGGAAAGAGGTGCACGACCCGGCGACCCAACCCCACAAAGAGATGTCGAACTCAGAGGGCACGATGTCCCTCAGTGAAAGGATTAACGGCAGGACACGCAAGGTTACAAATGGATTAGAGGCAGAGACTTCTGCAGAATCCGACTACTTGAGAAG GCAGGGTTCCCGGGACTCTGCCAGCATGCTGAGTGGGGAGGGGCACCTCGTCCCTCATGGACTCGATGCCCCGCAGCTCCACACTCGAGTATCAGTGGGCCAGTTGAGAAGTGCCCTTCTGCAGCAGACCGGGAGTGGAGCGCAGCCAGAGAAAGT CTGCTCTGATGCCGGGCGAGCTACGTCCTCTCTGGACCTGGCAGTGAAGCCGGGCCCTGAGGGGGGCCGGCGACGCACCCGGCGTTACCTCCCTGGAGGGTCAGGCGGTGGTCGCAAGACCAGCGAACGCTTCAGgacacagccaatcacagccaatGAGATGGAGGAGAGCAGCGG GCTGTTGgacgaagaggaagaggagaacaGTAAAG CGGATGTGAAAACCGATGACAGAGCCAAAATGAGCGTGGCAGCCAAGATGTCTTTGTTTAAA GAGCTGGAGAAGTCTGCTGCCCCCGAGGCCTCGGACTTCCTGAAGCCTCGCTCAGGGAGTGTCTCTCATGAACGCAGAGTGCGCCGTGGCAACGAGCATCGCTTTCTTACTCAGCCAATCACCTGTGAGGAAATGGTGGCTATCAG TACCCCTAACCCAGCACCACCAGTTGAGGCCCAGTCTGAGCAGTCTGAGCAGGCTGAGTCAGCGGAGGACGGTGATGAGAACTGCAAGCTGAGCATGAGTGAGAAGCTGGCCCTCTTCAACAAACTGTCTCTGCCTGGAAGGCAGGGGGGTGGCCATACCGATGGACCCCCAGAGAGACGGAGGCAGAAGGGGGCTCGGTACCGCACGCAGCCCATCACTGTGGAGGAGGTCAGCCTG CTCCAGAAAGGCCCCGTACAGCTTCCTGCGTTCTGTTTGTCCCCTCATCTGTCCGACAGACAGCAGGCCTCGTCTGTCAACCTAAAACCTAGTGAGGTACGCCTTTCCCAGCCAAGACCTGATACCGGTCCCGGCCCTGGGGAGCCCAGTCCTACCCAGCAAGGCTTGCAGCGTTATGACTCGGAGCCAGGCTTGAGAGGAATCCTGAAGAAGAGCCGCTCTGGGGGCCCAGAGTGGAGCATGACAGAGAGCAGTAAGATGGATGCACCTTTCAGCCATGAACAGAATGGTGGAGGCTGTGGCGAGGCAGAGATtcaggagaggatggagggcaGTGAGAGGCAGGAAATATCTGCAGCACCGCGGAGAGAGAGACGAGAGGCTTCAGGTGTGGAGGGAGGCTCGCTGACTGCCGCCCCCTGGAGGCAGAGGGCTCGAGCCAGGAGGGAAACCATCGCCTGTACACCAATTAGAGCCTCGTCAGAGCAGGACGCTCCTAAGGAGGAGAGGTCCTGTCGGGTCAAGACAGAGGAACAGCCAGTTTCCTCTGTGGAACACAGCTCGGATTTGACTGGGAGAGTCCA GCAAGAGGAGGAGCAAGAGAGTGCATGGATGAGGAATGAAGAAACCACCAAATCCACGGGACATGTTCAGGTCACCCTGATGGATGGCACTACTAAACTGCATGAGACAACCAATAGCAGCAGTAACAAG GAAGAGACAGAAACCTCTCACGTGGAGAGTATCGACCTTCAGTGCTGG GAACCTGTCTTTGCCTCTGTCTATTCTAGCAGTACGCCCCAATATATCATGTGTTTCAATCAG ACCAGCCTGTCCTTTGAGGCACAAGAAGTCTGCTCTCCTACCAAGAACCAGAATCAGCCTCAGTGGAGACAAAAG GCTAAGGAGGTGGAGGATGAGCAGCCTCAGATGGTTGAAAGTGAGGAAACGAACACACAGCAGGAAATGAAAGAGCAGGAGACTGAATGCATGGCCAAGAGAA GTCTTGGGTCTCCAGAATCAGACAGAAATGACACCTCCCATAGCAAGAGACACTTCACTGAAGCTACAGATGATG AGATCTCTGTGCATCCAGTGATGGAGTTTGAAG CTGCTCCGCAGAGCGCTCCACTTTCTGtagaaacacaggaagtgaaggaGGTGACGCCTGCGGATGAATCGAACACGTACGACAGAGGTCTTGACAGCGAGCAGTCGCCTCCCTCCACCTGCGCGCCCCCACCCTGCGGAGATGCCGCTGCCACAGAGAATGAGCAGGACCTGGATGTCCTCTGCcagaccaacacacacat ACTGACATCAGCAGTAGCAGAGCACAGGCGGTCGGTGCGTCCGTCCCGTCGGACTCAGGGCTCCAGAAACCCTCTGCGGGCTCTGGCAGCCCGGGAGGACATCACGCAGGACTACATGGGGGAGAGGGGCAACACTGAGGAAAGGATCCAAGCAGAGAAGA AGTCTAAGAACTCCTCCGTTGCAGATCCACATCTCGCCAGGTCAGAAGACTCAGATGCTGCCCAGTCTTACCCTCCCTTCAGCAGCCTGATGCTCATGCATATCAAAG GTAGGCGGCATGTCCAGGTCCGTCTGGTGGAGCCCTCGGTGCGGTCGCTGAACAGCGGAGACTGCTTCCTGCTGGCGACTCCGGAGCTTTGCATTGTGTGGAGCGGAGAGTTTGCCAGCGAACAAGAAAAATCCAAG gcctCGGAGCTGGCGTCGTTCATCCAGAGCCAGAAGGACCTGGGCTGTCAGGCCTCCCAGGTGGTCCACCTAGAGGAAGGGCTGAACTCTGACAGCAGCCTGGCTGAAGACTTCTGGAGCCTTCTGGGAGGAAGGACACAGTACAGAG GAGCGGGTGCACCAGAGGAGGATGAGCTCTATGAGCGCGGTGTGGTGGAGTCTAACTGtgtgtacagactggtggagaACAGACTGGTGCCCCATGAACAGGCCTGGGCCTCCATCCCCAGCATCTCCCTGCTGGGATCCAGTGAG GCTCTGGTGTTTGATTTCGGCAGTGAAGTGTACCTGTGGCATGGACAGGATGTCTCCCTCAGCAGGAAGAACATTGCTCTCCAGCTGACTCACCAAGTGTGGGTCGGAGCGTATGACTACAGCAACTGTCGAGTCAACCCACTGGATCCCACACAATGTAACCCGAGCATACAGCT GAGGGGAGAGGGGCGTCCCAGCTGGGCGCTGTTGGGCTGCATCTTAGAGCACAACGAGACAGCTCTGTTCAAAGAGAAGTTCCTGGATTGGACGGGCAGAAGTGGAGACATGGAGGAAACTGTCCCAGTGAAGGATGAGACACAG CTCATCCCAGTTCAGTCTTCCCCGCCCGTCTCCCCGTCATCAGACCTTCTGAGCCCCTGCGACGCCAAGGTTCTAGTGTCCAGCCAGTCGCTGGAAGGGGACGGCTTGGTCCATAACGTGCTGGCCGGCGTCGATGTCCAGAGGGGTCACGGGGTCATCACACTGGAGGAGGGACACCAGATCAAGCTTGAAACGGCTGCCGTGGACACATGGCACGTCCAGGAGTTTGATGACAGTGAAATTCCTGTAGAGAGCACAGGACAACTTTATGAGGGAGACTCTTACGTCATCCGCTGGACATACAGCATCAGCACTGTTG ATAAGATAAACAGTCCCGATGATTGTAGCAAGGACCctggacaaaaagaaaacactgttttcTTCCTTTGGCGAGGCCGTCACTCTACTGTCAGTGGGCGGGACACCGCTGCTTTTCTGTCCATTGGGATGAACAACCATGAAGAGTCCCAG GTGGTTGTTCCTCAGGGAAAGGAACCTGCTTGTTTCCTGCAGCTTTTCCAGGGAGGCCTGGTCATTCACAAGGGCAAGAGAGAGGAGGCCTCTACTAATGCAGGCACAg AGTGGCGGTTGTTCTGTGTGCGAGGGGAGCTCCCAGAAGAGGGCTCGCTGTTAGAAGTGGATTGCTGCTGTGCAGGTCTGAGGTCTAGAGGCTCTGTTGTCCTGCTCAACAGCCAGCAGGAGGTGCTGTACCTCTGGACTGGCTGTAAAGCTCAGAGTAGCTCTAAAGAGGTTGCCAAGAGGGTAGTGGAGCATCTTACTGAAAT gtgtCCACCAGAGTTGGGTCTCAGTAAAAGCAGCCCTGTGAAGGTGCAGGTAGTTGAGGAAGGTTCAGAGCCTGCAGACTTCTGGACAGCACTGGGACAGATGGACAGGAAAGCCTATGACTGCATGCTGCAAG ATCCAGGTAAATATAACTTCACACCTCGTCTCTTCCATCTGAGTGCCTCCTCTGGGAGCTTCAAGGccgaggagctgcagagtctaaCACGGCTGCCGGGGCTCGTGATGGCAATGCCCTTCGTCCAGGAGAGCCTGTACGATGTACCACAGCCAG CCTTGTTCCTGCTTGACAACCGTCTAGAGGTCTATCTGTGGCAGAGGGGTCAGCCTGAGCAGACAGAGAGCTCTGCTTCGGCCTGGAGCCGCTGGCATAACGAGAGGCGGTGTGCCATGCAAACGGCGCTGCAGTACTGCAAAG AGATGAACCCACGACGCCCACCGCAGGCCTACCTCATCTTTGAGGGGTCTGAACCTCTCACCTTCACTAATGTCTTCCCTTGCTGGGAGAGGAGCCTGGGACCCCACACACAG ggcGACGCAGGGCGGGTGAAGCTGACCTTGGTGCAGGACGCCCTGGCCCAGCTCATGAAGACCCAGTACCCTCTGGAGGAGCTGCTGCGAAGCCCCTTGCCTGAAGGAGTGGACCCCCAGCACCTGGAGGTCTACCTGTCTGACCAGGACTTCCAG ACTATTTTGGAAATGAAGAGAGATGAATATGCCTCCCTCCCAGACTGGAAGCAGATTGATCTGAAGAAAAGCAAAGGGCTGCTTTTCTAG
- the svilc gene encoding supervillin isoform X4 → MDAMENPVLEPRSERIARYKAERRRELAERFGNMEELPSKWVRRDGKEVHDPATQPHKEMSNSEGTMSLSERINGRTRKVTNGLEAETSAESDYLRSCSDAGRATSSLDLAVKPGPEGGRRRTRRYLPGGSGGGRKTSERFRTQPITANEMEESSGLLDEEEEENSKADVKTDDRAKMSVAAKMSLFKELEKSAAPEASDFLKPRSGSVSHERRVRRGNEHRFLTQPITCEEMVAISAPTPNPAPPVEAQSEQSEQAESAEDGDENCKLSMSEKLALFNKLSLPGRQGGGHTDGPPERRRQKGARYRTQPITVEEVSLLQKGPVQLPAFCLSPHLSDRQQASSVNLKPSEVRLSQPRPDTGPGPGEPSPTQQGLQRYDSEPGLRGILKKSRSGGPEWSMTESSKMDAPFSHEQNGGGCGEAEIQERMEGSERQEISAAPRRERREASGVEGGSLTAAPWRQRARARRETIACTPIRASSEQDAPKEERSCRVKTEEQPVSSVEHSSDLTGRVQQEEEQESAWMRNEETTKSTGHVQVTLMDGTTKLHETTNSSSNKEETETSHVESIDLQCWEPVFASVYSSSTPQYIMCFNQTSLSFEAQEVCSPTKNQNQPQWRQKAKEVEDEQPQMVESEETNTQQEMKEQETECMAKRSLGSPESDRNDTSHSKRHFTEATDDEISVHPVMEFEAAPQSAPLSVETQEVKEVTPADESNTYDRGLDSEQSPPSTCAPPPCGDAAATENEQDLDVLCQTNTHILTSAVAEHRRSVRPSRRTQGSRNPLRALAAREDITQDYMGERGNTEERIQAEKKSKNSSVADPHLARSEDSDAAQSYPPFSSLMLMHIKGRRHVQVRLVEPSVRSLNSGDCFLLATPELCIVWSGEFASEQEKSKASELASFIQSQKDLGCQASQVVHLEEGLNSDSSLAEDFWSLLGGRTQYRGAGAPEEDELYERGVVESNCVYRLVENRLVPHEQAWASIPSISLLGSSEALVFDFGSEVYLWHGQDVSLSRKNIALQLTHQVWVGAYDYSNCRVNPLDPTQCNPSIQLRGEGRPSWALLGCILEHNETALFKEKFLDWTGRSGDMEETVPVKDETQLIPVQSSPPVSPSSDLLSPCDAKVLVSSQSLEGDGLVHNVLAGVDVQRGHGVITLEEGHQIKLETAAVDTWHVQEFDDSEIPVESTGQLYEGDSYVIRWTYSISTVDKINSPDDCSKDPGQKENTVFFLWRGRHSTVSGRDTAAFLSIGMNNHEESQVVVPQGKEPACFLQLFQGGLVIHKGKREEASTNAGTEWRLFCVRGELPEEGSLLEVDCCCAGLRSRGSVVLLNSQQEVLYLWTGCKAQSSSKEVAKRVVEHLTEMCPPELGLSKSSPVKVQVVEEGSEPADFWTALGQMDRKAYDCMLQDPGKYNFTPRLFHLSASSGSFKAEELQSLTRLPGLVMAMPFVQESLYDVPQPALFLLDNRLEVYLWQRGQPEQTESSASAWSRWHNERRCAMQTALQYCKEMNPRRPPQAYLIFEGSEPLTFTNVFPCWERSLGPHTQGDAGRVKLTLVQDALAQLMKTQYPLEELLRSPLPEGVDPQHLEVYLSDQDFQTILEMKRDEYASLPDWKQIDLKKSKGLLF, encoded by the exons ATGGATGCCATGGAGAACCCAGTCCTGGAGCCCAGGTCAGAGCGGATCGCTCGCTACAAGGCTGAGAGGAGGCGGGAACTGGCTGAACGCTTCGGCAACATGGAGGAACTACCTTCCAAGTGGGTGAGGAGGGATGGGAAAGAGGTGCACGACCCGGCGACCCAACCCCACAAAGAGATGTCGAACTCAGAGGGCACGATGTCCCTCAGTGAAAGGATTAACGGCAGGACACGCAAGGTTACAAATGGATTAGAGGCAGAGACTTCTGCAGAATCCGACTACTTGAGAAG CTGCTCTGATGCCGGGCGAGCTACGTCCTCTCTGGACCTGGCAGTGAAGCCGGGCCCTGAGGGGGGCCGGCGACGCACCCGGCGTTACCTCCCTGGAGGGTCAGGCGGTGGTCGCAAGACCAGCGAACGCTTCAGgacacagccaatcacagccaatGAGATGGAGGAGAGCAGCGG GCTGTTGgacgaagaggaagaggagaacaGTAAAG CGGATGTGAAAACCGATGACAGAGCCAAAATGAGCGTGGCAGCCAAGATGTCTTTGTTTAAA GAGCTGGAGAAGTCTGCTGCCCCCGAGGCCTCGGACTTCCTGAAGCCTCGCTCAGGGAGTGTCTCTCATGAACGCAGAGTGCGCCGTGGCAACGAGCATCGCTTTCTTACTCAGCCAATCACCTGTGAGGAAATGGTGGCTATCAG CGCCCCTACCCCTAACCCAGCACCACCAGTTGAGGCCCAGTCTGAGCAGTCTGAGCAGGCTGAGTCAGCGGAGGACGGTGATGAGAACTGCAAGCTGAGCATGAGTGAGAAGCTGGCCCTCTTCAACAAACTGTCTCTGCCTGGAAGGCAGGGGGGTGGCCATACCGATGGACCCCCAGAGAGACGGAGGCAGAAGGGGGCTCGGTACCGCACGCAGCCCATCACTGTGGAGGAGGTCAGCCTG CTCCAGAAAGGCCCCGTACAGCTTCCTGCGTTCTGTTTGTCCCCTCATCTGTCCGACAGACAGCAGGCCTCGTCTGTCAACCTAAAACCTAGTGAGGTACGCCTTTCCCAGCCAAGACCTGATACCGGTCCCGGCCCTGGGGAGCCCAGTCCTACCCAGCAAGGCTTGCAGCGTTATGACTCGGAGCCAGGCTTGAGAGGAATCCTGAAGAAGAGCCGCTCTGGGGGCCCAGAGTGGAGCATGACAGAGAGCAGTAAGATGGATGCACCTTTCAGCCATGAACAGAATGGTGGAGGCTGTGGCGAGGCAGAGATtcaggagaggatggagggcaGTGAGAGGCAGGAAATATCTGCAGCACCGCGGAGAGAGAGACGAGAGGCTTCAGGTGTGGAGGGAGGCTCGCTGACTGCCGCCCCCTGGAGGCAGAGGGCTCGAGCCAGGAGGGAAACCATCGCCTGTACACCAATTAGAGCCTCGTCAGAGCAGGACGCTCCTAAGGAGGAGAGGTCCTGTCGGGTCAAGACAGAGGAACAGCCAGTTTCCTCTGTGGAACACAGCTCGGATTTGACTGGGAGAGTCCA GCAAGAGGAGGAGCAAGAGAGTGCATGGATGAGGAATGAAGAAACCACCAAATCCACGGGACATGTTCAGGTCACCCTGATGGATGGCACTACTAAACTGCATGAGACAACCAATAGCAGCAGTAACAAG GAAGAGACAGAAACCTCTCACGTGGAGAGTATCGACCTTCAGTGCTGG GAACCTGTCTTTGCCTCTGTCTATTCTAGCAGTACGCCCCAATATATCATGTGTTTCAATCAG ACCAGCCTGTCCTTTGAGGCACAAGAAGTCTGCTCTCCTACCAAGAACCAGAATCAGCCTCAGTGGAGACAAAAG GCTAAGGAGGTGGAGGATGAGCAGCCTCAGATGGTTGAAAGTGAGGAAACGAACACACAGCAGGAAATGAAAGAGCAGGAGACTGAATGCATGGCCAAGAGAA GTCTTGGGTCTCCAGAATCAGACAGAAATGACACCTCCCATAGCAAGAGACACTTCACTGAAGCTACAGATGATG AGATCTCTGTGCATCCAGTGATGGAGTTTGAAG CTGCTCCGCAGAGCGCTCCACTTTCTGtagaaacacaggaagtgaaggaGGTGACGCCTGCGGATGAATCGAACACGTACGACAGAGGTCTTGACAGCGAGCAGTCGCCTCCCTCCACCTGCGCGCCCCCACCCTGCGGAGATGCCGCTGCCACAGAGAATGAGCAGGACCTGGATGTCCTCTGCcagaccaacacacacat ACTGACATCAGCAGTAGCAGAGCACAGGCGGTCGGTGCGTCCGTCCCGTCGGACTCAGGGCTCCAGAAACCCTCTGCGGGCTCTGGCAGCCCGGGAGGACATCACGCAGGACTACATGGGGGAGAGGGGCAACACTGAGGAAAGGATCCAAGCAGAGAAGA AGTCTAAGAACTCCTCCGTTGCAGATCCACATCTCGCCAGGTCAGAAGACTCAGATGCTGCCCAGTCTTACCCTCCCTTCAGCAGCCTGATGCTCATGCATATCAAAG GTAGGCGGCATGTCCAGGTCCGTCTGGTGGAGCCCTCGGTGCGGTCGCTGAACAGCGGAGACTGCTTCCTGCTGGCGACTCCGGAGCTTTGCATTGTGTGGAGCGGAGAGTTTGCCAGCGAACAAGAAAAATCCAAG gcctCGGAGCTGGCGTCGTTCATCCAGAGCCAGAAGGACCTGGGCTGTCAGGCCTCCCAGGTGGTCCACCTAGAGGAAGGGCTGAACTCTGACAGCAGCCTGGCTGAAGACTTCTGGAGCCTTCTGGGAGGAAGGACACAGTACAGAG GAGCGGGTGCACCAGAGGAGGATGAGCTCTATGAGCGCGGTGTGGTGGAGTCTAACTGtgtgtacagactggtggagaACAGACTGGTGCCCCATGAACAGGCCTGGGCCTCCATCCCCAGCATCTCCCTGCTGGGATCCAGTGAG GCTCTGGTGTTTGATTTCGGCAGTGAAGTGTACCTGTGGCATGGACAGGATGTCTCCCTCAGCAGGAAGAACATTGCTCTCCAGCTGACTCACCAAGTGTGGGTCGGAGCGTATGACTACAGCAACTGTCGAGTCAACCCACTGGATCCCACACAATGTAACCCGAGCATACAGCT GAGGGGAGAGGGGCGTCCCAGCTGGGCGCTGTTGGGCTGCATCTTAGAGCACAACGAGACAGCTCTGTTCAAAGAGAAGTTCCTGGATTGGACGGGCAGAAGTGGAGACATGGAGGAAACTGTCCCAGTGAAGGATGAGACACAG CTCATCCCAGTTCAGTCTTCCCCGCCCGTCTCCCCGTCATCAGACCTTCTGAGCCCCTGCGACGCCAAGGTTCTAGTGTCCAGCCAGTCGCTGGAAGGGGACGGCTTGGTCCATAACGTGCTGGCCGGCGTCGATGTCCAGAGGGGTCACGGGGTCATCACACTGGAGGAGGGACACCAGATCAAGCTTGAAACGGCTGCCGTGGACACATGGCACGTCCAGGAGTTTGATGACAGTGAAATTCCTGTAGAGAGCACAGGACAACTTTATGAGGGAGACTCTTACGTCATCCGCTGGACATACAGCATCAGCACTGTTG ATAAGATAAACAGTCCCGATGATTGTAGCAAGGACCctggacaaaaagaaaacactgttttcTTCCTTTGGCGAGGCCGTCACTCTACTGTCAGTGGGCGGGACACCGCTGCTTTTCTGTCCATTGGGATGAACAACCATGAAGAGTCCCAG GTGGTTGTTCCTCAGGGAAAGGAACCTGCTTGTTTCCTGCAGCTTTTCCAGGGAGGCCTGGTCATTCACAAGGGCAAGAGAGAGGAGGCCTCTACTAATGCAGGCACAg AGTGGCGGTTGTTCTGTGTGCGAGGGGAGCTCCCAGAAGAGGGCTCGCTGTTAGAAGTGGATTGCTGCTGTGCAGGTCTGAGGTCTAGAGGCTCTGTTGTCCTGCTCAACAGCCAGCAGGAGGTGCTGTACCTCTGGACTGGCTGTAAAGCTCAGAGTAGCTCTAAAGAGGTTGCCAAGAGGGTAGTGGAGCATCTTACTGAAAT gtgtCCACCAGAGTTGGGTCTCAGTAAAAGCAGCCCTGTGAAGGTGCAGGTAGTTGAGGAAGGTTCAGAGCCTGCAGACTTCTGGACAGCACTGGGACAGATGGACAGGAAAGCCTATGACTGCATGCTGCAAG ATCCAGGTAAATATAACTTCACACCTCGTCTCTTCCATCTGAGTGCCTCCTCTGGGAGCTTCAAGGccgaggagctgcagagtctaaCACGGCTGCCGGGGCTCGTGATGGCAATGCCCTTCGTCCAGGAGAGCCTGTACGATGTACCACAGCCAG CCTTGTTCCTGCTTGACAACCGTCTAGAGGTCTATCTGTGGCAGAGGGGTCAGCCTGAGCAGACAGAGAGCTCTGCTTCGGCCTGGAGCCGCTGGCATAACGAGAGGCGGTGTGCCATGCAAACGGCGCTGCAGTACTGCAAAG AGATGAACCCACGACGCCCACCGCAGGCCTACCTCATCTTTGAGGGGTCTGAACCTCTCACCTTCACTAATGTCTTCCCTTGCTGGGAGAGGAGCCTGGGACCCCACACACAG ggcGACGCAGGGCGGGTGAAGCTGACCTTGGTGCAGGACGCCCTGGCCCAGCTCATGAAGACCCAGTACCCTCTGGAGGAGCTGCTGCGAAGCCCCTTGCCTGAAGGAGTGGACCCCCAGCACCTGGAGGTCTACCTGTCTGACCAGGACTTCCAG ACTATTTTGGAAATGAAGAGAGATGAATATGCCTCCCTCCCAGACTGGAAGCAGATTGATCTGAAGAAAAGCAAAGGGCTGCTTTTCTAG